TGTCGAACTCTTTCTTTACTGATTTTTAACTGTCTTCCAAGATCTTCTAACGTTGCGGGTTGCTCAGCTAAGCGCCGGACCGTAATAATCATCCGTTCTCTCGGGCTTAAGTAATGCATCGCTCCTTGAATCCATAACCGTCGTACACTGTCGTCAAGGGTAATCAAGGCAGCAATTTCAGGATCAGGGTGCTGGTCCGCTAAGGCATATATCCAATCATCCGCACCGGACTCATTCATGGGTTGACTCAATGACATATCATGGCTGGACAGGCGGTTTTCCATATCTTCCACATCGTGAAGAGGAACTTGCAACGTTACCGCAATATTATCACGCTCTTCCATTGTCATTTGATCCGTGCTCATCTTGGATAATTGCGCTTTCAGCCGTCTTAAATTAAAAAACAGCTGTTTTTGAGAAGATGTGGAACCTGTGCGAACAATGGACCAATTACGCAATATATATTCTTGAATGTAGGAGCGAATCCACCATCTCGCGTAGGTTGAAAAGCGTACGTCACGAGCCGGATCAAAGCGCTCCGCCGCACACATTAATCCCAGATGACCTTCTTGAATGAGATCTGATAGAGAAATGCCATAGTGACGAAACCGAATCGCCGTACTAACCACCAGACGCATATAGGCTTGAACGAGCAAATGAAGGGCCTTTTCATCCTGTCTCTCATGCCATGCCAATGCAAGTTTTTGCTCTTCTTCTTTCTCAAGAAGAGGCTGCTCCATCAATTGACGGATATACTCCACGTCAGCATGTTTCGTTGTTGAACCTGATGCAAAATGTTTCATTCTTCCCCGCACTTTTTTGGATAGGACAAAGCGCCTATCATACCTCATGGTAAAGGCATGAGCGTAAACATCTAGTTAAGGAACGTTCCTCAAGAAAGCTTGAAAAAGCTAACAGATTCTTAATTTAATCTTACGTTATCCATTTTTTGATATGATAAAGCTG
This portion of the Alphaproteobacteria bacterium genome encodes:
- a CDS encoding RNA polymerase factor sigma-32; translation: MKHFASGSTTKHADVEYIRQLMEQPLLEKEEEQKLALAWHERQDEKALHLLVQAYMRLVVSTAIRFRHYGISLSDLIQEGHLGLMCAAERFDPARDVRFSTYARWWIRSYIQEYILRNWSIVRTGSTSSQKQLFFNLRRLKAQLSKMSTDQMTMEERDNIAVTLQVPLHDVEDMENRLSSHDMSLSQPMNESGADDWIYALADQHPDPEIAALITLDDSVRRLWIQGAMHYLSPRERMIITVRRLAEQPATLEDLGRQLKISKERVR